In Streptomyces paludis, the genomic stretch CCGTAGTCGTTGAAGTAGAGGCCGTCCTTGTCCTTCTGGGACTCCGGGATCTTGTCCCACGCCTCGACCTTGTACGGCGCGAAGAGGTTCTCGGCGGCGCCGCTGCGGGCGAAGGAGATACCGAGGTCGAGTACGTCGGGGGCGCGCTTCTGGCCCTTGCGGGACTTGACGGCGGAGATCTCGTCGGAGCTGGAGGCGTCGGGGTTCTCGACGGCGACCTTGACCTTGTACTTGGCCTCGAACGCCTTGATGACCTCGCCGTAGTTGGCCCAGTCCGGCGGCAGGGCGATCGCGTTGAGCGTGCCCTCCTTCTCGGCGGCGGTGACAAGCGCGTCGAGACCGCCGAAGTCGGCGGCGGAGGCCGCGGAGGCGGCCTTGTCGGCAGCGGGGTCCTTGTCCGGCGCGGCGCCGCAGGCGGACAGCGCGGTGAGCGCGGCCGTGGAGAGCGCGACGGCGGCGACGAGACGGGGAAGGGGCTTTCGGGGCAGGGGCTGTCGGGTCACTCGGTGTCTCCCGGAGACGAGGAAGTGAGAAACTTGTTCATACAAGCTGGCATCAGTTCGCCCGACTCAGGTGTCCGGTCAGTTAACGCCTGATGTACGTCACCACGCGGCCGGGAGAAGACAAAGCGCCCGCAACCCCCTGATCAGCGCGGCGAGTTGGAGCGTATCCACGATCCACAGGGCGTACAAGAGGAACTACAACGCGTTCCGGCAACCGAAGGCCCGTGGGGCGGGAGGGAAAGGCGCGCCATCGACGGTTCGGCCCACCTGTGCACAGTGCAGGGCGTGAGCGAGGATGGGGCGCATGAGCGACGCAAGGGGGCCCGGGTGAGCGGGGCACGCTATCTGGAGATCGCGGAGGCGCTGCGCGCGGCGATCCTGGGCGGCGAGTACCCGGTGGGCGCCCTGCTGCCCTCGGAGAGCGATCTCGCCGCCCGCTGGTCCGTCTCGCGCGGCACGGTGCGCCAGGCCGTGGGGCTGCTCGCCTCGGACGGGCTGATCGGCTCCCGCCAGGGCGCGCGCCGGGTCGTGCTCCGGCGCGAGCTGCGGCACAGCTTCGAGCAGCTCAACAGCTTCGCCCAGTGGGGCCGGGCCATGGGCTGCGAGGTCGCGGGCCGGATCCTGGACCGTACGTCCAGGGCCGCGACGGCGGAGGAGGCGGCCCGGCTCGGGGTCGCCCCCGGCAGCGAGGTGCTGTACGTGGTGCGGCTGCGGCTGCTCGACGGCGAGCCGGTGATGGTCGAGCGGACCGCGTACACGGACTGGGTCGCGCCCTTCGTGCGCGCGCTGCCCGACGATGTGGTGTCGATCATGAACAGCCTGGCCGAGGACGCGGGCGTCGTGGCGCACTACGGGGAGCACCTGATCGACGCGGTCCCGGCGGGCAGCGAGGACGCGCGGCTGCTCCAGGTCCGCCGGGGCAGCCCGCTGCTGCGCCAGCGCCATCTGACGAACACCGCGACGGGCCGGCCCATCGAGTGGACCGACGACCGCTACCGCGCGGGCAGCGTCGCCTTCAGCGTCAGCAACTCGGCGGCGGCGGCGCCGCTGTCACGGCACGCGGGCCCGGACGTGGCCCCGCCCCGGGGCGGCCGGGCGGCCGGCTGAACGGCGAGGTCAACCGGCCCGAAGTCTCCGGTGGCCGTCAGCCGCCCGAGGTGTCCAGCTCGGCGTCCGCGCCGATGCCCGCGCAGTCGTACGGGTCCTTCAGCCAGCCGTCCGGCAGCGCGACCCGGTTGTTCCCCGAGGTCCGCCCGCGCGGCCCGTCCGCGCCGTCCGGCCACGGCTGGTCCAGGTCCAGCCCGGCCATCAGCTCGTCGAACTGGTCCAGCGACGAGGTGATCGCGAGCTGCTTGCGCAGCGTCGAACCGACCGAGAAGCCCTTCAGGTACCAGGCCACGTGCTTACGGAAGTCGATCACGCCCCGGGTCTCGTCCCCGATCCACTCCCCCAGCAGCTGCGCGTGGCGCCGCATGACCCCGGCGACCTCGCGCAGGGTCGGCGCCGCGACCGTACCCGTACCCTCGAAGGCGGCCACCAGATCGCCGAAGAGCCAGGGCCGCCCCAGGCAGCCGCGCCCCACGACGACGCCGTCGCAGCCCGTCTCGCGCACCATCCGCAGGGCGTCGCCGGCCGACCAGATGTCGCCGTTCCCGAGCACCGGGATCTCCGGGACATGCTCCTTGAGCCGCGCGATCGCGTCCCAGTCGGCGGTGCCGCCGTAGTGCTGGGCGGCGGTCCTGCCGTGCAGCGCGATGGCCGTCACGCCCTCCTCGACCGCGATCCGGCCGGCGTCGAGGAAGGTGAGGTGGTCGTCGTCGATGCCCTTGCGCATCTTCATCGTGACCGGCAGCTCCCCGGCGTTCGCCACGGCCTCGCGCAGGATCGCCCGCAGCAGGGGCCGCTTGTACGGGAGCGCGGAGCCGCCGCCCCGGCGGGTGACCTTGGGCACCGGGCAGCCGAAGTTGAGGTCGATGTGGTCCGCGAGATCCTCGTCCACGATCATGCGGACGGCCTTGCCGACGGTGACGGGATCGACTCCGTACAGCTGGATGGAGCGGGGCGTCTCGGTCGCGTCGAAGTGGATGAGCTGCATGGTCTTCTCATTGCGCTCGACCAGCGCCCGCGTGGTGATCATCTCGCTGACGAACAGCCCCTTACCTCCGCTGGCGTTGTCCATCGGGGGACGCCCCCCGAACCCCCGCGCGCCTTCGGCGAACTCCCTGCACAAGGTCCGGAAGGGAGCGTTCGTGATCCCGGCCAT encodes the following:
- a CDS encoding GntR family transcriptional regulator yields the protein MSGARYLEIAEALRAAILGGEYPVGALLPSESDLAARWSVSRGTVRQAVGLLASDGLIGSRQGARRVVLRRELRHSFEQLNSFAQWGRAMGCEVAGRILDRTSRAATAEEAARLGVAPGSEVLYVVRLRLLDGEPVMVERTAYTDWVAPFVRALPDDVVSIMNSLAEDAGVVAHYGEHLIDAVPAGSEDARLLQVRRGSPLLRQRHLTNTATGRPIEWTDDRYRAGSVAFSVSNSAAAAPLSRHAGPDVAPPRGGRAAG
- the dusB gene encoding tRNA dihydrouridine synthase DusB, with product MTAQLQAAPPATLPAAPLAIGPYTVQPPVVLAPMAGITNAPFRTLCREFAEGARGFGGRPPMDNASGGKGLFVSEMITTRALVERNEKTMQLIHFDATETPRSIQLYGVDPVTVGKAVRMIVDEDLADHIDLNFGCPVPKVTRRGGGSALPYKRPLLRAILREAVANAGELPVTMKMRKGIDDDHLTFLDAGRIAVEEGVTAIALHGRTAAQHYGGTADWDAIARLKEHVPEIPVLGNGDIWSAGDALRMVRETGCDGVVVGRGCLGRPWLFGDLVAAFEGTGTVAAPTLREVAGVMRRHAQLLGEWIGDETRGVIDFRKHVAWYLKGFSVGSTLRKQLAITSSLDQFDELMAGLDLDQPWPDGADGPRGRTSGNNRVALPDGWLKDPYDCAGIGADAELDTSGG